One genomic window of Candidatus Brocadiaceae bacterium includes the following:
- a CDS encoding 4Fe-4S dicluster domain-containing protein, translated as MSRSDDHPDLAALEPAAQGQEAIDLRIVDEIVRRHGGEPGAAIPILQDIQSRYRYLPEAALRRVCALTEISPVQIQGISTFYAQFRHMPMGRHLISVCHGTACHVAGAQRISDALARHLGLSDGADTDARRLFTLQKVACLGCCSLAPVMSVDGEIYGHLTAGTVAAALDGFLRSRADAGRRRRRPALAAADRPAPEFRVSLVSCCVANGTLAVREALERELAHLGRPVRLRCSGCVGLCDIVPLVDYIAPDGILTRYTNVDPASVRGIVRRHVAPRGLLRRVESGYRHVVRALWDGSAWDRPEDHREALRADEIVAFTAKQTQIVMEGTDRLDPLDIDEYIARGGFRALEHCLAHRTRGEVIDGIDRAGLRGRGGGGFPTGRKWRTVAEQPGPVRYVVMNGDEGDPGAFMDRTLLEAVPYRVLEGIAIAAYAVGAEEGYLYVRNEYPRATESIRLAIENACERGYLGDRMPGGQFRLRLHVREGAGAFVCGEETGLLASLEGRRGTPRCRPPYPSEQGLWGRPTCINNVETYANVPWIMLHGPEEFRRIGTERSRGTKVFALAGAVRRGGLIEVPMGITIDEIVREIGGGVPEGHEFKAVQVGGPSGGCLPAAMGDTPVDYEELTDKGAMMGSGGIVVLDETACMVDVARFFLRFTQSESCGKCTFCRVGTRRMLEILDRLCEGRGAASDLDELEALGRQVAAASLCGLGQTAPNPVLTTLRYFRSEYEAHVEGRCPAHKCPDLIRFEIGDRCIGCTLCAQNCPAEAIPIRPYERHEIDQEKCVRCGSCRRICPADAVGVE; from the coding sequence ATGTCACGAAGCGACGATCACCCGGACCTTGCCGCACTCGAGCCGGCCGCTCAGGGCCAGGAGGCGATCGACCTGCGGATCGTCGACGAGATCGTGCGGCGTCATGGAGGGGAGCCGGGGGCGGCCATACCGATCCTCCAGGACATCCAGTCGCGGTACCGGTACCTGCCGGAGGCGGCCCTGAGACGCGTCTGCGCACTGACCGAGATCAGCCCCGTGCAGATCCAGGGCATCTCGACCTTCTACGCGCAGTTCCGGCACATGCCGATGGGCAGGCACCTGATCAGCGTCTGCCACGGTACCGCCTGCCACGTGGCCGGTGCGCAGCGGATATCCGACGCGCTGGCCCGGCACCTGGGCCTGTCCGACGGGGCGGACACCGACGCGCGGCGGCTCTTCACGCTGCAGAAGGTCGCCTGCCTGGGCTGCTGCTCGCTGGCGCCGGTCATGAGCGTCGACGGCGAGATCTACGGCCATCTGACGGCCGGGACCGTCGCGGCGGCTCTGGACGGGTTCCTGCGCTCGCGCGCAGATGCCGGACGCCGGAGGCGGAGGCCGGCCCTTGCGGCGGCCGACCGGCCGGCGCCCGAGTTCCGCGTCAGCCTCGTGTCCTGTTGTGTGGCCAACGGCACGCTGGCGGTCAGGGAGGCCCTGGAGCGCGAGCTGGCGCACCTGGGGCGTCCCGTGCGGCTGCGGTGCTCGGGTTGTGTGGGGCTCTGCGACATCGTGCCGCTGGTGGACTACATCGCGCCGGACGGCATTCTGACGCGCTACACGAACGTCGATCCGGCCTCGGTGCGGGGCATCGTGCGCCGGCACGTCGCCCCGCGGGGGCTCCTGCGGCGCGTGGAGAGCGGCTACCGGCACGTCGTCCGTGCCCTGTGGGACGGTTCGGCCTGGGACCGCCCGGAGGACCATCGCGAGGCACTCCGCGCCGACGAGATCGTCGCGTTCACGGCCAAGCAGACGCAGATCGTGATGGAGGGGACCGACCGGCTGGACCCGCTGGACATCGACGAGTACATCGCCCGGGGGGGGTTCCGGGCCCTGGAGCATTGCCTGGCGCACCGGACGCGCGGGGAGGTGATCGACGGGATCGACCGGGCCGGCCTGCGCGGGCGGGGGGGCGGCGGCTTCCCCACGGGCCGGAAGTGGCGGACCGTGGCCGAGCAGCCGGGGCCCGTCCGCTACGTGGTGATGAACGGCGACGAGGGCGACCCCGGCGCCTTTATGGACCGCACGCTCCTGGAGGCCGTGCCCTACCGCGTGCTGGAGGGCATCGCGATCGCGGCCTATGCGGTCGGGGCCGAGGAGGGCTACCTCTACGTCCGCAACGAGTATCCGCGGGCCACCGAGAGCATCCGGCTGGCCATTGAGAACGCCTGCGAGCGCGGTTACCTCGGCGACCGGATGCCGGGGGGGCAGTTTCGGCTGCGCCTGCACGTGCGCGAAGGGGCCGGCGCGTTCGTCTGCGGCGAGGAGACGGGCCTTCTGGCATCCCTGGAGGGGCGGCGGGGCACTCCGCGCTGCCGCCCGCCGTACCCGTCCGAACAGGGCCTCTGGGGGCGGCCGACGTGCATCAACAACGTGGAGACGTACGCGAACGTGCCCTGGATCATGCTCCACGGCCCGGAGGAGTTCCGCAGGATCGGCACCGAACGGAGCCGGGGCACCAAGGTTTTCGCCCTGGCCGGGGCGGTCCGGCGCGGGGGGCTGATCGAGGTGCCGATGGGCATCACGATCGACGAGATCGTCCGGGAGATCGGCGGGGGAGTGCCGGAGGGCCACGAGTTCAAGGCCGTGCAGGTGGGCGGGCCGTCCGGAGGATGTCTGCCGGCCGCCATGGGCGATACGCCCGTGGACTACGAAGAGCTTACGGACAAGGGCGCGATGATGGGCTCGGGCGGCATCGTTGTGCTGGACGAGACGGCCTGCATGGTGGACGTTGCCCGGTTCTTCCTTCGGTTCACGCAGAGCGAGTCCTGCGGCAAGTGCACGTTCTGCCGTGTGGGCACGCGCCGGATGCTGGAGATACTGGACCGGCTCTGCGAGGGCCGGGGGGCAGCCTCCGACCTGGACGAGCTGGAGGCCCTGGGTCGGCAGGTGGCGGCCGCGAGCCTGTGCGGCCTCGGGCAGACCGCGCCGAATCCGGTCCTGACCACCCTCCGGTACTTCCGCTCCGAGTACGAGGCGCACGTCGAAGGCCGCTGCCCTGCGCACAAGTGTCCGGACCTGATCCGCTTCGAGATCGGCGACCGGTGCATCGGATGCACCCTCTGCGCGCAGAACTGCCCGGCGGAGGCCATCCCCATCCGACCCTACGAGCGGCATGAGATCGACCAGGAGAAATGCGTGCGCTGCGGCAGCTGCCGGCGCATCTGTCCTGCCGACGCCGTCGGCGTGGAATGA
- a CDS encoding NAD(P)-binding protein, producing MSIELTINGRRVAVAPGATILEAARRLGVDIPTICHRDGLPPWTSCSLCVVRVQGRRKLLPACSARAEAGMAVTTDSPEIRAARRTALELLLSDHRGDCVAPCALACPAGLDIPGFIAEVRAGRTREAAALIRKRIPLPGVLGRVCARYCERVCRRGESDEAIAVCALKRYAADADRQAAEPFRPQCASPSGRSVGIIGAGPAGLSAAYYLLEAGHACTVYEADAAAGGMLRRIPSFRLPRAVVNAEVDVILRMGCDLRLRTAVGRDVPMDVLRREHDAVFVAAGASDRPAPGIPGANLCVPADADLLRTLGLDASARGAAVDRQTMATSAEGVFAGGDVVSGPGSVVRAVAAGRRAAVSIGQYLSGAEVTGEPAAFHVRMGGLSEADRAQILGSVVPRARVPERREPAGPSAQGLSEVVQGLSDAEARQEAARCLQCDCLARDDCRLRRYAQEYGADAGRFRTLPRPVVREESAGGVVFEPAKCILCGLCVRIAEAHGEPLGIGFRRRGHDTHVDVPFGATLSDGLAATIRACADACPTGAIKIRACTPEQGPA from the coding sequence ATGAGCATAGAACTGACCATCAACGGCCGCCGGGTGGCCGTCGCGCCGGGCGCCACGATCCTCGAGGCCGCCCGCCGCCTTGGCGTAGACATACCGACCATCTGCCATCGGGACGGGCTGCCGCCGTGGACGTCCTGTTCCCTGTGCGTGGTGCGGGTGCAGGGCCGTCGGAAGCTCCTGCCTGCTTGCTCGGCACGGGCGGAGGCGGGGATGGCGGTCACGACCGACTCGCCCGAGATCCGCGCCGCCCGCCGCACGGCGCTGGAGCTGCTGCTGTCCGACCACCGGGGCGACTGCGTGGCGCCGTGCGCCCTGGCCTGCCCGGCGGGGCTGGACATCCCGGGGTTTATCGCAGAAGTGCGGGCCGGCCGCACGCGCGAGGCGGCCGCGCTGATCAGGAAGCGCATCCCGCTGCCCGGTGTGCTCGGCCGCGTCTGCGCGCGCTACTGCGAGCGCGTCTGTCGCCGGGGCGAGAGCGATGAGGCGATCGCCGTCTGCGCACTGAAGCGCTACGCGGCCGACGCCGACCGGCAGGCCGCCGAGCCCTTCCGTCCGCAGTGCGCGTCGCCGTCGGGAAGGAGCGTCGGCATCATCGGCGCGGGCCCGGCCGGGCTCTCGGCCGCCTACTACCTGCTGGAGGCGGGGCACGCCTGCACCGTTTACGAGGCCGACGCCGCCGCCGGCGGCATGCTGCGGCGCATCCCGTCGTTCCGCCTGCCGAGGGCGGTGGTCAATGCCGAGGTGGACGTGATCCTGCGGATGGGGTGCGACCTGCGCCTGCGAACGGCCGTCGGACGCGACGTGCCGATGGACGTGCTCCGCCGCGAGCACGACGCCGTCTTCGTGGCGGCGGGTGCCTCGGACCGTCCCGCTCCGGGGATTCCGGGGGCGAACCTGTGCGTGCCGGCGGACGCGGACCTGCTGCGGACGCTCGGCCTGGACGCGTCCGCCCGGGGCGCCGCAGTCGATCGGCAGACGATGGCCACGTCGGCCGAGGGCGTCTTTGCCGGCGGCGACGTGGTGAGCGGGCCGGGCTCGGTGGTGCGTGCGGTTGCGGCCGGCCGCCGGGCGGCCGTCTCGATCGGTCAGTACCTCAGCGGGGCGGAGGTGACGGGCGAGCCTGCGGCGTTCCACGTGCGCATGGGCGGGCTCTCGGAGGCCGACCGGGCGCAGATCCTCGGGTCGGTCGTTCCCCGGGCGCGCGTGCCGGAGCGCCGTGAGCCGGCCGGGCCGTCGGCGCAGGGCCTGTCCGAGGTCGTGCAGGGCCTCAGCGACGCCGAGGCCCGGCAGGAGGCCGCGCGCTGCCTGCAGTGCGACTGCCTGGCTCGGGACGACTGCAGGCTGCGGCGCTACGCGCAGGAGTACGGCGCCGACGCCGGGCGTTTCCGCACGCTGCCGCGGCCGGTCGTGCGCGAGGAGTCCGCCGGCGGGGTCGTCTTCGAGCCGGCCAAGTGCATACTGTGCGGGCTGTGCGTGCGGATCGCCGAGGCGCACGGCGAGCCGCTCGGCATCGGCTTCCGCCGGCGGGGCCACGACACGCACGTGGACGTGCCGTTCGGGGCCACGCTTTCGGACGGGCTCGCGGCGACGATCCGAGCATGCGCGGATGCCTGTCCGACGGGCGCGATCAAGATCCGTGCGTGCACGCCGGAACAGGGCCCTGCCTGA
- a CDS encoding response regulator, with product MAKRVLLVDDDADLLAALRVVLEAEGYEVATATNGAEGWQAARESPPDLAVVDAMIDTFSEGVHLACRLRSDADLKAMPIIMVTAVNDELPYRLDGRGGPGGPCADRFMERPVDPSELLSAMAELLRS from the coding sequence ATGGCGAAGCGAGTCCTCCTCGTCGACGACGACGCGGACCTGCTGGCCGCCTTGCGGGTGGTGCTCGAGGCGGAGGGATACGAGGTCGCGACCGCGACGAACGGGGCCGAAGGCTGGCAGGCCGCCCGCGAGTCGCCGCCGGACCTGGCCGTCGTCGACGCGATGATCGACACGTTCAGCGAGGGCGTTCACCTGGCCTGCCGCCTCCGTTCGGACGCCGACCTGAAGGCCATGCCCATCATCATGGTCACGGCCGTCAACGACGAACTCCCGTACCGGCTCGACGGACGGGGGGGCCCGGGCGGCCCGTGTGCCGACCGCTTCATGGAGAGGCCGGTCGATCCGTCCGAGCTGCTCTCGGCGATGGCGGAGCTGCTCCGGTCCTGA